Genomic DNA from Paramisgurnus dabryanus chromosome 11, PD_genome_1.1, whole genome shotgun sequence:
acttgactctctTGTAggtacatcgtgtactaagaccgactgaaaattaaaagtaacatggcccgaaaatagtcccctgctattgaaagatactaaggggactatttccagctgctgtgtaatatcattgtgcctcctgcagccatgttacagcctCAAAGTCCtttattattacgccagaatgagagtatagttcctagccatatctgcctagaaaaacgcaacttttaattttccgtcagtctaagtacatgatgtaactacagtagagtcaagttttaaataggaaatatattGAAACTCTAtgattattttttagcgtgatgctaatggtctaatcagattcaatggattatgctaagctatgctaaaagtggtaccgccagacccagagatcagctgaatggattccaaaactgtaagaataaaatgtttaactcttaagggagctggaaaattagcatattttcaaaaaaagtgcagtgtccATTTAATATTGACTGGGGAAGGCCATCACAAAGATTTAAATCAATCTGATGCtcttaatctcataattagattatgagaccaTAGACTGGATTTCACAGGGTCACTACTATATGTTAATAACACCTCCGTAATGTTATCATAAGGTTAAACATAATGTTATCATCTTTATGGGCAAAATCGGACAGAGGTgaattttaacatattataaAGTTAGGTGTAATCGTGTAACTGAGAACAATGCAATGTGTTGCAACCGCCCACAGTCTCCCCTATCTTGTATTAGATTGCATCTACTTTGCTATTTAAGATAACAATCTCTAACATTCAAAACACCAAAACGAAACGATCACAATGACTTTAGTTTCTTTTccatacactgtcaaaaaagtaGGCCTAAAAGACTGTACCTtatctgtcactggggtggtacccttaaaggcagggtgcatgagttttgaaaaacactttggaaaagcgagtcgggccaagtaccaaaacagttgtagccaatcagcagtaagggcaTGCCCACtaaccgacattgttgcctgggatgtgtatgtgtggggcgggtatatcaaaagaaggtccagattctattgtggtagggaccactgatctatataaatgactggattgcgcatagaacgctttacgtaactgcgtgaggtaaagccagtgcagagttcgagccgccatcttggtatacccaaccggcagagagcgtcattgacttccattcaaaatcatgatcaaaatgtaccccctttacagcgtatcagttacacaatattaatttttaggatatgtgtacattaataatttgttaattctggtgttatttgcaatgtttatgttttaatcgggcaggataatggatttataaaaaaacgttaaggtgagtgtgtctgttgcatttgttaatgacacgggtataaataaagttttttttttacatttagctacactgtgacggtcagcgttatttctctaaataagtttaggtaacttgtaagtttagataacataattacaaaactagcaaattattgcatgcacatacggtacaaagcatgattatttatttagatttcagaatgagcacgtttattgtcattaatactaaatatgctgcggtctgtctgctgatctgatactgtaataaagatgaatgtataataactgattaaaacgcaaaatgtacaactttcagtaaataactatttacatgctttggacgtttgtgttgtaataatgtacagggtaatttcacatataaaaacgaagacgagtaaattgatgttttatcattaaaatctgttaatgtccattgatttaatagaacgtttgggtataccaacatggcggcgcggtggcttcacaagtgtgacgtcatgcgcaatccagtcatttatatagattaGTGGTAGGGACATGTTTGTttgggtgatttcaaatgtcaacactggcttttagagatcatgcaccccgcctttaaaggttcatttttgtacatttatgggtatacaacacattaggtgtttctcaatgtctAAAAACCTACTGTGCACTTTAAAGGAACAATTTTCTACCAGTTAAATGTAAGGGGTACAAAACATTTCACTGTACCTTTAAAAGCtacacaatagatccttaaAATACAGTAATGTACCCAGTACAGCtgcattgtattatgttttataaatgtatatacatgtGGTCGGAACCACAGAGGTACCACCAGTatcaccccagcgacagaaaaagtACAGTTTTACCTTTTTCGTAACTGTAAAGGGGCACGTGCCATGATAATAAAGCATGTCACGGTAAATCCCCCGCCCTCTGCTTATAGTGTCTTGTCAGAAAGCGAAAACAGACAGCTGGACGCTAATCCTAGATGATGGAAACAATTTCACTTTTGCTTCAACACTAAAGTCTCGTGTATTTTCATCCGGCCTTGCGATGGATGCGATCCAAACTTTAATTCAAGAAAGTTTGTATATATCACGAGAGCTGTAcagcactgtactgtactgCTGAAGGCGAATATCGGTTTCTGTTACTGTAGTGTCTACGCTGCTGCTGTGAGGTTGGAAGTGTGCGTAATGCCGCATATCGCCAACGCGTCTGTATTAAACGCTAAATCTCAACACTGAGacactgattttttttattcacaatGTCGGATGAATCGTTAACTTTACCCATCTGCCGGCGACTGACTTACGCCGTCGGTCACTTTTTCAACGATCTCTGCGCGTCTATGTGGTTTACTTATTTACTGGTCTATTATCATTTAGTTGTGGGTCTCGAGGACACAAACGCAGGTTTGTTACTGCTGATCGGACAGATCGCGGATGGGATTTGCACTCCTCTCATCGGATACGAGTCCGATCGGACGGCGGGATGCGGAAAGTACGGGAAAAGAAAGACCTGGCATTTAGTGGGTATGACTACTGCACTTGCAATTCACAGCCCACTTACTGCTTGAATAAACTGTAACAGCTGCCTAACTACAGCTGACGAGGATGTCAATATTGCTTTANNNNNNNNNNNNNNNNNNNNNNNNNNNNNNNNNNNNNNNNNNNNNNNNNNNNNNNNNNNNNNNNNNNNNNNNNNNNNNNNNNNNNNNNNNNNNNNNNNNNNNNNNNNNNNNNNNNNNNNNNNNNNNNNNNNNNNNNNNNNNNNNNNNNNNNNNNNNNNNNNNNNNNNNNNNNNNNNNNNNNNNNNNNNNNNNNNNNNNNNtttatttattttttgctttaaaactttaaatattgttgttgGGTCAGATACGAGATTTATCCAAAAATTTAAAGCGCATTCAAGCTACGTTTACTGGGTATCGAACCAATAatcttttgtttattttacCCAGTCATGGGCTGAAACAACCAAACATTTTTTGAGTTTATCCTAATTCTTTTTGTCATACTTGATGCCTGCTGTATTTTGGTTTTCTCTAAGCTGCTTTGTTCTCAGTAAAGCCTCTTTGCAACAGAGCACATTGAGAAAATCTCTAAAGGAATCAAGGATGCTATACCAAAAAACTAATTAGATTTAGATTTTATTTCTGAACCACAGTACATATGGCTCAATTTGTTGTTGATTTCTCCCTACAGGAacattgtgtgtgtttgcatccTTCCCCTTCATATTCAACTCGTGTGTTGGATGCGACCAAGACACCCCACAGACAGCAGTGCTCATTTACGCCATCCCTTTCATTATCATTTTCCAGTTTGGTTGGGCTGCTACTCAGATATCCCACCTGTCACTCATCCCCGAGCTGGTCACGTGTGAGCATGCTAAAGTAGAACTCACATCATACAGGTATCTTACCTTGAAAACAGACCTAACCAAGGTGTCGAAAGGTAATCAaatgatgagattaggagcatcagattgatttcaatctttgacatggacTTAATCAGTcaatatcaaagttatattttcacaatgtttgtaagatgattttatgcacaaaacagtcaatcacaaaaaatgactttagctttGTTTTCCCAGACTAGCTCACAATTATGGTAAtgtgtgatgatgatgatgatgatcttAGGGTAGATCTGTTCCCTTACATCATCAGACACAGATCATTTTGGCGTGTCTAAACTATAAAAGAGGAAACTGCAAGATGTTGTTTCCTCATGTTATAAAAATACTCCAGCTTGTCTTAAAAGTGCATTCTTGGTGGTATTTTTCTGGATGATTTTAAAGTTTTGTCATCTTGTGCTTGTGCAGGTATGCTTTCAACGTTGTGGCAAATATTACTGTATACGCCGTGGCATGGCTCTTGTTTCACTTTCAGTCACAAGATTTGCGTGACCCATCTGGCTCACAGAATCTGGGCTGGGCCGATGTTACTACATTCAGAGTGAGTAACTGCAGATAATGCTATACATGTAGCAAGATAACTTATGATTTTTAAGATGCACCCTTATAATATTGGAATGTACAGTTTTGATTTCAGAATGGAAAGCATGCATGAAATTAGGATTACTACATGCTACAAAATGAGATGGGTAACTAAGCATACAGTATTTGTCGCTCCGTTTGTGTGTTGTAGTATCTGGCCCTGATTGTGTGGGGTATTGGGACAGTTTTTTCCATCATCTTTCATCTGGGGACTAAAGAGAGAGTCTGTTCTCAAAACAGTGAACCTGAAGCTGGGGAGTGTCAGCCTCTAATCCTCCGATCTTCCCGGACATCTGGACCTCTGCTCCGATGGAAGCACTGGCTTATTGAGCCTGCATTTTACCAGGTG
This window encodes:
- the mfsd12b gene encoding major facilitator superfamily domain containing 12b isoform X1, producing the protein MSDESLTLPICRRLTYAVGHFFNDLCASMWFTYLLVYYHLVVGLEDTNAGLLLLIGQIADGICTPLIGYESDRTAGCGKYGKRKTWHLVGTLCVFASFPFIFNSCVGCDQDTPQTAVLIYAIPFIIIFQFGWAATQISHLSLIPELVTCEHAKVELTSYRYAFNVVANITVYAVAWLLFHFQSQDLRDPSGSQNLGWADVTTFRYLALIVWGIGTVFSIIFHLGTKERVCSQNSEPEAGECQPLILRSSRTSGPLLRWKHWLIEPAFYQVALLYMCTRLIVNLSQTYIPMYLTNSLSLPKNFIASIPLVMYVSGLVSSLVMKPVSKRIGTSMTYFVGLLPIMVFSYWVLLDMDMGERVYGAAVLLGSGSAVILVMSLSMTANLIGDQTQSGAFVYGAMSFTDKVANGLGVMIIQTLHPSHMHDSDCMGFYHNVMVIVTGGVAVVAALCLCTIFIWPIKIRRWFITDPMGIQDETNSCVINGRVN
- the mfsd12b gene encoding major facilitator superfamily domain containing 12b isoform X2 — its product is MSDESLTLPICRRLTYAVGHFFNDLCASMWFTYLLVYYHLVVGLEDTNAGLLLLIGQIADGICTPLIGYESDRTAGCGKYGKRKTWHLVGTLCVFASFPFIFNSCVGCDQDTPQTAVLIYAIPFIIIFQFGWAATQISHLSLIPELVTCEHAKVELTSYRYAFNVVANITVYAVAWLLFHFQSQDLRDPSGSQNLGWADVTTFRYLALIVWGIGTVFSIIFHLGTKERVCSQNSEPEAGECQPLILRSSRTSGPLLRWKHWLIEPAFYQVALLYMCTRLIVNLSQTYIPMYLTNSLSLPKNFIASIPLVMYVSGLVSSLVMKPVSKRIGTSMTYFVGLLPIMVFSYWVLLDMDMGERVYGAAVLLGSGSAVILVMSLSMTANLIGDQTQSGAFVYGAMSFTDKVANGLGVMIIQTLHPSQVHHRPDGYTR